The Actinomycetota bacterium DNA segment ATCGAGAACGTGTTGAAGATGATGAAGCTGCCGACGAACAGGGACACCCCCGCGAACACCAGCAGCGCGATCCCGAAGAAGTTCAGGCCCTCCTGGATCTCCTCGGTCTGCTCCTTCACGAGGCTGTCGGTGGTGATCGCCTCAAAGCCGTCCGGCAGCCGGTCACGGATGCGCCTTGCCAGGACTTTCGACGACACGCCCTCATCGCCGGCGATCTCGAGGCTCTCCAAAAAGCCCGGGAGTCCGAGCAGGCGCTGAGCCGTCGGCAGCTGGAAAGCCGTGAGCCTCGCGCCCCCGAAGTTGTCGGATGTGCCGAACCTGGAGGTCCCGACCACGGTGAACCGCTCAGACGGCCCTGAGAAGACAATGTCGATGGACTGTCCGAGCTTCATCTTCTGGTCCCGGAACGTCTGGGCGTCCACTACGACCTCATTGGCGGCACGGGGCCCCCGGCCTGAACCGAGACGCAAGGGAGAGACGGGGGTCTCGCTCCAGGACAGTCCGATCGACGGTCCGCCGGAGGTCAGCGGCTTGCCGTCGCGGCCCAGGATCTGCGCGTAGCCGGCGGCGGTTCCGTCCGCGATTTGCACGCCCGGGACCTCGCGCACCGTCCGCAGCAGCGCCTCCGGGACCTTGGCCCGGGGGCCGAATCCTGAGAACGGCTGCTTGCCCCTCACCTGCACGTCGGTGCTGGACGTCACGTCCTGGATGAGCTTCGTGAACAGCTTTTCCAGCGTGTCCGTGAGCACCAGCGAGCCGGCCACGAACGCCACCCCGAGCACCACCGACAGCGCCGTCAGCGCCAGCCGCAGCTTGTGCGCCGACAGCCCCGCGAGCGTCGCCTTCAGCAACTCAGGCCTCTAGGGACTTGATGCGGTCCAGGATCGACTCCACCGTCGGTGCCTGCAGCTCGTCCACCGTCCGGCCGTCCTGCAGGAACACGACCCTGTCGGAGTAGGCGGCCGCGGCGGGGTCGTGGGTCACCATCACCACCGTCTGTCCGAACTCACGGACGGCGCGGCTCATGAACGCGAGCAGCTCGTCGCTGGCGCGGGAGTTGAGGTTGCCGGTGGGCTCGTCGGCGAACACGATCTCCGGACGGGAAGCCATGGCCCTGGCCGCCGCGACGCGCTGCGCCTGGCCCCCGGACAGCTGGGACGGCTTGTGCGACAGCCGGTCCCTGAGCCCGACCGTGTCGATCACCATGTCCACCCACTTCTGGTCGGGCTTTCGTCCGGCGATGTCGATCGGCAGCGTGATGTTCTCCAGAGCCGTGAGGGTGGGGACGAGGTTGAACGACTGGAATATGAAGCCGACCTTGTCGCGCCTGAGGTTGGTCAGGCGCTTTTCGTCCAGGGCCGTCAGCTCGGTGTCGCCGAGGTAGACCTTGCCGGACGTGACCTGGTCGAGCCCGGCCAGGCAGTGCAGCAACGTGGACTTCCCGGATCCGGACGGACCCATGATCGCGGTGAAGCGTCCCTTGTCGAACCGGACGTCCACCTCGTGCAGCGCCCGCACGGCCGCTTCCCCGCGACCGTAGACGCGCGACACCTTCTCCGTGCGGGCCGCGGCCTCCCGAGGGGGCTCGGGAGTCGCCTCCACGTCACGTGGGCGACGCCTGCGTCCGTC contains these protein-coding regions:
- a CDS encoding ABC transporter ATP-binding protein yields the protein MEATPEPPREAAARTEKVSRVYGRGEAAVRALHEVDVRFDKGRFTAIMGPSGSGKSTLLHCLAGLDQVTSGKVYLGDTELTALDEKRLTNLRRDKVGFIFQSFNLVPTLTALENITLPIDIAGRKPDQKWVDMVIDTVGLRDRLSHKPSQLSGGQAQRVAAARAMASRPEIVFADEPTGNLNSRASDELLAFMSRAVREFGQTVVMVTHDPAAAAYSDRVVFLQDGRTVDELQAPTVESILDRIKSLEA